The nucleotide sequence ACCTGTATTCGTGTGGTAGGAAAGGACCACCAGCGTACTAGACTCAACCTGATAAACCCCGGAAACGGAGACTCTGCTAGTCATGTGTTCATTACTGAAACCCCTGATGTTTTGCAGGAGTGGCTGGACGCCCTCTGGCAGCACATTTACGACCAGAGTAAGTTCACCTGACATCTGTCAGAAATCTTTTTTGCTACTAAACTCTATGTCTAAACAATTATTATGAACTTATTTTTTTAGGTCAGTGGCAACACACATGTGACGAGCTTATGGAAATTGAGGTTTTGTCACCACGCAAACCCCCCCTCTTTCACACCAAGCAAGCTGACTCTGTTTATAATGATCTGAGTGAGTGATGAAGGATATAGTTATCATTGATTTGATTGAATTGGGAGGAGTTATAGTCCATCTTCCTGTTATTTCTGTTAATtgcttgtttaaaaatgtgttcttttCAGGCATCGGGTCCCCTGGGAAATTTGAGAGCTTGACTGACATAATTCACAATAAGATTGAGGAAACTGATGGGTGCTTTCTCATTGGTCAGGAGGAGGACACAGAGCCTCCTCATTGGGCGTCACTGTTTGAAGGATCCCAGCAAATGGTGGTACAAAAAACGGTTCTGTCACCAGCTAAAGAAAGCAATCAGTCTATTACGAGTCCCGTCATGGCCAGCAAAAAGAAGAGGAGAGCACCTCCACCCGCTCCTGATAAATTACCGATTGTTCAACCTACCTGCTTATTTTCCGATCAGGAGAAAGAGAACTGTAAGGCGGCGAGGCCTCGGATGGGGCGACCCTCGCTCGATGCTAAATTCTCTGCCATCATTCAGCAGTTGCAGAAGAGCCACACATCCACTCGCAAAACCGCACCCCTTGGACAGATTGAGCCCTGTCAGCAACCTTGTGTTTCTCAGAAAAGAGTTGACGAGTCAGATATACCTGGAAATCCTGGGAAAGAATACAGTCAGGCCCCTCAGCCACCTGTGCCGGCCCCCAGGAACAAACTGAGGATGTCTTTCAGAGAGAAGATGAACCCAAAAGCCTGGTGAATTAATGAGACATCTCTTTGATTAATGATCTGCTATGGAAAGATGAAATGACCTTGGATTGACCATGACTCTTGTCCTTTCATTGATCATATCAAGAGAATGTGGACGAGAATGCTGGGAGTGAATGTATGAATGGCCTTCCTTGTTTGTTCGAGCTTGAACAAACACCCAGATTCAGACAAAATGTGCTACTTTTAAGTcttactttttaaattgtttttaaaataatagttttcaatTTTCATGATTTAATGATGACCCAGTTCATTTCAATCTCGATTTCCTTTTAAAGTCACTTGAATATAATGTCTTATCAAGCTAGCTGTCTGTAATAACTACTCATGATGTAACCACTACAACCAAGCACTTTTGGCCGGCAGCTGCTGCATcattttagtgtgtgtttttatttttacctttatatgACCGATAATGTCAAAATATGTGTCTGTAGTATGAAATCGGGTGCATGTTTTCTagtttttcttaaaatatcaatAGGTGAAGGAAGATGCATCAGGAACtggataattgttttttatttttattttacacagttaaaACCTCTAAACaggtaaataaaatttttactgttttattttttcatgttagaCACTAAGAGTTTAATTTTCATACTGTTGTACTGGATCAtgtagttaaattattttttttatacaaggtCTGAGCACTATGAAACATTATGTAGGGTACAATGTGTATGAAAATGTCTTGGGTAAATTTATGATTTGTTTACTAtcattgtttaatttatgtacaCTTCTGAATGTTTAAGTAGCAATGCATTCCACTAAATGATGTTTTTTCCACTAAATGATGAGGAGATTATTTTTAagataattcatgtttttatggtACTTCTTGTGCAATACATGGTTTTTGTTGTTTGGAACTGTtctatttcagttgttttagagTAATTCACTCTCCATCAACAATTTTTTTGGGCATTAAtcttggaaaaaatatttttactcattttgctaaaatgaaatGGAACAACATTAAAAGTTGTACTAAACTGGTTTATTCTGATGTCCTTATTCAATACAGAGAAGGCCTTTTGTTACTGTAGTATTTTGATTAGAAATATttcagtatggaaaaaaaatcgtTCAATCATTCAGTTTAATTTCCACAGCAAAAACACAGTTCTCTCAACAGTAAATCTGCTTTTCTTCCCAAATTATTTGGGGAACATCAGCAGGCCTGTGTTAGATGACCTAAAAAAACAACCTAAAATATAGATAACATGCTTTTATACCAAATATCATTACTTTTTATATAGTTTCTAGACATTTTACAATATCAGTTTCTTCTACTCATTAAAGAAAAGTATCATTTAACATTTATCAGTAAACTCGCCTGTGATTCTGACCAGCACCATTTTTTTTAGATGACTGCTGCACAGTGCCGTAAATCTGTTGTTCCAAATTGCGCTCCAACTCCTGCCAATGCTGTTCCTCAAGAACCTGCTGCTGGTatcatttaatgacaaaatataacacaatattaaacaTCTGAAGTGTTGAGCAAAATTGGTGACATGGAGTGTGTTCTAGTCTGTTGTCACCTTTTTGTTGAGGGTGGACTTCAGTGTGAGTGGAAGCACCTGCTCATTTCTCttcatactgtttttttctgtctttctcttttgtcTTTCCTGTCGTTTCTGCTCCAGGGTCTTCTGTAGGGTCAGCACTCTCTCATCTTTACTGACAGCCTCTCGCAGTTCATTTCTCATCCTTTTCTCTTCTTGACTGTGAAGCAAAACAGAAATCAGTCAGaccttttttaaaatcacaagtgaaaatactttttattttttctaatttaattcaatattttttcattgtatagaaaCATAGTAATAGGTGAAAAGTTAGATTGAAGAATTAACATGAAATTCAGAACCAGATCTTTAAAAGGGCAAAGGACCCAATACAGAGCCTTGTGGCATACCATACTCTACCACTGTAAGATCAGATGTCTGTTCCTTTACCCAAACAAAGTCATAGTGATCTAAGAGGGAGGATTTGAGCCAGGCTAGTGCCTGTCCATAAATGTAATCATCTGTCTTGTGTCTCTTTTCCCAggtttaaatagaaaaaacattGTCAATGTCCACATTTTCTTCCGGACCCAACTTAATGTTGATTAAGGAGCAGGTGTGGTAGGGCCAGTATGTTACCTGCGCAAAGCGGCCTGTTCTGCTAGAGTTCTGCGAAGGGAGATATTGTCCAGCTGTTCTAGCAGTAGCTGCTCTTTGAGCTGTTTCTCCTGAAAAATGCGCTGTCTTCTGTCCTCCAGCTCACACTGCTCAAACTCTCTCAAGCGTGCCAAACGCTCCCGCAGCTCAGCCAGAGACATCTCACACAGCAAATCGTGACCCCCAGTCTGAGTTTTTAAAGATCATGAAATGTAAATTGTGTCCATTGCATCAAAATCACTGACTTGTagtgtatataattaattttatggaaaatttaaaaagataattcACTAACCTCAGTGTCATTCACAAACTTTTGTCTGACCAGAGGTACTGACTCAAAAGCACGAATCTGACGGATAAGCTCCATCTTCCTGCTTAGCTCAGCCTGGGCTTCCTCCAGAGCCTGACTGAGGAGTTCCCTGCTGTGCTCTGAGACCTCCTTAACTGTTTCAAAACAACGTAGTGtgtatttattgtcatttaatgCTTTGCGATAATTTTATGCTATACGTATAACACTTTTTGTACCTATTCGTTGTTTAATTTCTTGCAGCTTAGCTTTGGCGGCTTTGGAGTTCTTGTGACCATCGGCCACTTGTTGCACCAGCTCTCTCATTTCCTTCTCTTCCCTCAGACGTTTCTCTGCATACTTGCGCATGAGCTCAGCAGTCTGAATCACACATTTAATCATCATAAACATAATAGACTGAGTCATGTTGTGCTGTAAACACTGATGTTTGTTATGACATCACCTCCTCTTTAGTCTGCTGAGCTTTATGGTGGTTACGCTCCAAGACACGCTCTCGTGCAAGAACTGCCTCCTCATGGCTAATCCGTCCCTCCAGTCTTCGGCGCTCCAGCTCAGCTAGTTCTTCCTGTAGATCCTTCTCTTTCATCTCCTTCTGCCACTGCAGGAACGTAGATGGCTCACTTGCACCCTGCGATAATCGCTCTAATCTGAACACCCAAATACATATACATTAGAACACACAAGGATTTTTCCTACACTGTGGCATGAATGTTGTGGAAAACACTCAATGACTTTTATGACTGACCttaaagggttagctcacccCAAAATTTTATCTAATGATTTTAAGTAACCCTAGAAGAACCATAAATGTAGTTCACACAACTCAAGAAACAATGGCTTATTGCAATATTGATGTCAGACCAGGTGTCCTAGTGTGATGTTTCCATGtgccatatttaaatatgtatatatgagatatatatgaGATTTTTTCTGATTTTAGTTTGTTTCTCGCAAGATATGATCTTTAAAGGGACAAAGGACCTATCTTTGAGCCTTGTGGTACACCTTAGATTACCACTATAAGATTAGATTTTTGTTCCCTTACCCATACAAAGTTGTATTCGTTTGGGTGAGGGAACAAATATTGTACAAATGAGTCAATgccatatatttatttgataagttGCATAGAAATAGTGCAAAATTTTAACTATATACTAGACAGTTTTTGGTGCTTCTTGCCTTTttaatgtctccttttgtgtttcatggaaaaaaataagttttgtaaatgtgagttaatgatgacagatttttaaataataatttggaaatCATTTGAGTAATtgcacagagaaaaataacaaaatgtgattCCCATTGAAGAGTGTGACTCTACCTTTGTAACTCTTCTTCCAGTTGACGATTATATAAAGCTCCCTCTCGCAGTATGGCTGTTGTGTTCAGTCTGACAGGTAAGCTGTTTATCTGTGCCGTCATAAACAGACACGTTCACACACATTTCAACAGCACAAAGATCCTCAGTAGTAGAAAATAGGATCAAAAGCACATGGTGTATGTGTCAAGAAACTTTTATCAATAGatgttttatctagtacaaattaCCTTTTGGGTGGCAGGGCTTCCAGAAGTATAAAGGTTGTCAAATTGGAGTCCAGCATCATGGCTTTGAAGAATTTGGGATATCACATTCTGTTTATCAggaaatacaaacatttatagCTTTTGAATTCTGTGATGCTAAGGcactgaagaaaaaacattaactCAATTCAGTGGTGCTATATAAGACACTAACTTGAGTTTTCTCAGACTTCTGCGGATTTGCACATCTGAACTGCTGAGAGTTTGCTTCATTCAGGATTTGCTAATGGTAAAAACATCATGAGGTAAGGCCTGAATGCAAATTAATGTAATAACTGCGACGAAACTAAAGTATCTCTCTGATTGGGCTTACTAAAGCTTTCTGTCTGTTCCTCTGCTTCATATCATCCAGAATCTCTGGTTCCTTTGGAGTTCTGTGAGTGGTGGTTGGTACCTGAGGAAGGAGGCAAGCAAATGCCACAATCAACATAGTTTTATCATCTAAGTGAACTATTTCACaatgcagtggttctcagcctTTTTGACTCAAAGGCCCCCATTGTCCAATGCAATTTCTGAAAGCCACATTTCCgctgtaattatgacaaagctgcttgtttataattttttaattaataaaaaactgagagtattaatatattacatttatgaaCCATTATTTATTTTGGGATTCTAGATGCTTCATAAACCATATGCTCTTAGATAAAATCAATAGTTGTTTATTTGTAGTTGTTAGTTTTGATTCAGCAGTTTGTGTTGGTCTGATATCTGTGTCACTGCTTAAAAGACAGTATGTGTCTGAAGTTTTTAAGTCACTTATGAATCTTTTAGCCTTTTACCAAACAACCAATCatgcaataataaaattatgattggatgaaatgagttttttttttcaatagatttaaaaaaatgaatgactcATAAATTAAATACTCCATTATTTCCAGTATTTATATACTTGCCGGCTTGGTCTTGGGCTTGTCCTGCTGCGGAATGACTTCAGGAGCAGGGAGTGGTCGAGCTTTGGGCTGGGTCAGATCAAATTCCCTGGGCTTAGTGTTTTTCCTGGGAGATTTTTTTGGCAGATTTCCTCTGCCCATTTTTTGGGCAAGCTGATCCAACAGCACCTCCATCTCATTGCACCATCTGATAATAAGAATAAGGACATCAGCACAATGCTTGCTAAcaactattaataaataacagaaataaaatcgCAAACGCTTGTTTAGTTACATGTTCTGGCATCAGGAAACAATGAGCCACaccctttcatttatttttttcatagtgcGATTTAATGCAACACCAGCTTTTAAGGTCACATCAGCTAAAGGTATCATTGTACATATGCATCACACTGTCAAATAATGTGATATACAGCACTAATAAACACTCtttcttgtttattattattattttacctcaGCAAAGGGGTGATCCAGTTATTATCTACAACAGCAGCATCATAGATGTGACTCCATTCCCTCTGGATGTGTGTTGTGAGGTTGCTGATATTAAAGAAAAAGCTCAGGAACTGAGACACCGGACAGAAAACAAAGAATGAGTAAATGTACAATACAATGCTGAAATATCAGTACTTTATACTCAGTTACTAGAAAAAACAGAATGGAAATGTAATTTAGAGTGAACATGAATAGATTAATATTATTTGAtgggcaataaaaataaaaatagcgcACTTATTGTGTATAGTACATGTGTTTTGCTTACTTTGTGCATTTTTGAGATGTCTAGAGACTTGATAATTCTACTGAAATGCTCCAGGCCAAGATCATCAAGACAGAACGTGGCGAGATAACAGACGACTGAGAAAACCAAACACAAGACAAAATTAGATCTGTTACCTTTCTTAATgcctaaatataatttaacttcACAGCAACAAGAAACCATAGTTggttatagtatatatagtatatttgagAGAAAACTAAGTtatttgtaatacaaaacaaaatatatttaccaaTGAACAGGTTTCGATCcactctgaataatttttttccatgGTGATTGTAAAAGATGTTGACCACAACGTCCAAAAGCTTTTTGTGCATGATACATCCATACAACGTATCAATAATGAACTTCTGGTCAGAAGCGGAGAGATTCTACAAGACAGAAGACATGTTGTATAAGTTACgcgtataaaatgtaattaattactagctactaattacatcttcaTGTACTAATTACTAAATATTACTGTTCTGTGCTCTCTATTGCATTAGTTAATCCCTTTCTAATTCCCATATAAACCCCAGCCAGTTCAGCAATACAAGGATAGGCATGAAACTGctctcaaataaataataaaaataaaatagcataaattAATCTTAATCTGACCAAAGTtcttaaaacaaaactttaattgaTGTTAAACCCACTATTGTTTCATATTGAATTGTTCTATTTAATGCAATAACATCAGAAGTAACTGCAattaaatgacatgaaattaagaataatcccttactttactttttcaagggaagagtaattttaaagtaattttagaaagtttaaaaaaagtgcagtaattaataacttaataatgcATTACGACCATTATGGACAATGTGCATATGGAGGAGAACAGGCCTGTGTTTGATAAGAATACCTTAAGATCCCTGGCAGTATCCTCAGTAAAACTGTCGATGCATTGTTTGTCTTCCTGAAACTCGTCCAGGAGTCTTGTGACCTCGTTGAGCAGTTCTTTGTAGTTCATCCTCACTGGATTTCTCAGCCAAATTAAATATACTTTCGGATCAACAGATAGCGGTCCGATAATGTGGATATTTTTTTACTTAGCTTTTCTGATTCtgagcatttttataaaaatgatcagagtgtttaaaaaaaagagttcttAATTTTGTCTTGAACAGGTTTTTATATAAGATACTGTCCTGTGACAAACACCCATCCGGCAGCAGCtacagtgttttgttgttgccTGGCAACAGCGAGGCGGTCCGACTTTTCCCGAGGGGAAACGTCACTGTTCTCTTTTGtccaaaaattaaacatttagtgaaaaaaataatattaatgataataaaaatcaatttaaatagcAGTTTAGTAACGTAAAGCGctttacacacaaaaaagtaaagttaaataaatgtgtgacgtgtaaaaaataataaaaagattgaTGTGGATGACATGatggaagtattttttttttcattatgtgtttatttatttaaaaaaaacattgataaaaacaaatataggctactaaataatttagaaataataataataaataaaataaaataaataaataaataacgcgGAGTGTTTGGCAACCCCATTCAGTCAAGCGGCGCAACTTCCGTAGTCACACTGAGCGCTAGCTCAAGAGCTTAGTCATGAGCAGTCCGTGTGTTTGGGGACAAAGACACCCGCTCGCCTGCTGGATATAAGGGTAGAGTCCGAGCCCGTGATTAACTAATAGTGGATTAACACTGCCCGTGTTTGTTTTTTGGCCTGTACTTAACACTGTCAGCGCGGCTTTGTTAAAGAGCAGGCGCTAGCTTAGCTCGCTAGCTGtgcgtttgtgtttgtgtgtgtgcgggttTAAAGGTCCGGTTCGGGTTTGGTACGGAACGGTCGCTAAACTGGCGAGGTGACCAATGATGAATCGGTTCCGAAAGTGGCTTTATAAGCCAAAGGTAAGCTTGccatcagttcagtttaaaaaaatactcaACATATAGATTTATTATTAAGTGTatgtgtttcaaaacctagcgAGCTGTCTAGTTAGACAGCATTCGAGACATCATATGATGCGGGCAGCCTACCTACACAGCATTTTGGGCCGTCGTATAATAATACAAGCTCTTTAACAGCTATTTTGGCATCACATGATgcgagctgcctacatagacagcattttgaTCGTCATACAATGTGACCTGCCTACCTTAACAGCAGTTTTGGACATCATATGCCAACATTTATGTCTAGAGACGTTTACAGACCTATGCTGGCAGCTAGTTAATTATATTCTTTGTTAAAATATGCAGtgtgaaaacatttattaatattgcctCAGATTTGTTTCTGTATATTGGCTCTTCTCAGCTGTGTTTGGATTTTGATGATGTTTAATTTGCCTTTGTGGGGCCCAAAACTTTCCTGCTGTCAGCAATTTGTATTTTACGCATCTAAAACTTAAATTTCCACTATAGTTAACATTGTGTTTAGTTGTGAAAGATTCTTGCAATCCACACTTTGGGCAACTGATGCAATTGTTTTGTTGTCAACTGATGTTTAATGCATTAAAGACTTTCTGTGAGAAATTAAGGTCACTTTTCAGTCCATTTTTGGTAATGTGTCTAACCGGATGTTAGAGCAGAAGAGTGTTTCATTGGAATTAAACCCAAGGTATCCCTTGACACTCATTGTCAAAGAAGCCTTGGCCCATGGGTGCAGTTCTAGCTCAATAGACTGTGACTCACTTGGAGACATTCTTCACAAACATGCCTGTTGTTGTCATCAGGAATTAACTGCTGCAGTGTCAGGCCCTcactaaaataaacagatttttacaaAATTAGTTATATAGAAAAACATTTGTCTTTGATAAAATATTCAAGATGTTTGATTGAGGCTTAGAAAAGTATGTCACTGTTAGTGCATTACTTGACATTGGTCCTCATTATTAGAGTTGACTTTATTTTACAACTCTACTGTAACCATAAACCTTTATGCGGACAtcatttttatcacttttaagTCTGTTAATGTATACAACCCAAATAGTCACCCAAAGCGAAACAGTATGATTGCTTATTTTTTGTATAGGCCAAGTAGTTTCCTGtgcaacagaaatattttgttccACACTTGTGATTTTGATCTCCAGTGGTTTGATTTCTACTGTGTGGGAATATGGCTGACCCGTTCAAATCAGCTTATACTCAGCTCTGGTCCATGTCCCAGCCACGTGCCACTTCCAGGCAAAATCATGTGCAGATTATAAACGGCCACAGTCCAGAAAACAGAGGCTTCCCAAACTGGAAACACTCCAAATACTATATCACAGTGTGTAGATAACACTCGACTATTCTCAGGCTTCATCTATTAGATAGTGTTGTTTGCAAAGGCTGACTTGGCcctttatatttctttgtttagGGTTAGAGGATTGAACAAAACTTTGCTTTGCCTAGtggaaaacaatataaaaacaaatcctaGACTTGCATTAAAGACACCTGGGCTATATTTAAGAATCAAAATATCAGAGACTTGGACTCTTGACtagcaacacatttaaacactcagaacactttagtaaCCACATGGCAATGCACTGGTAATCACCCACAGCACTCTAGTATCATTTTGGAGATTTTGTACTgacatgtattataaaaataaatggaactagtcaaaaatagaaaaatctgatctccaaacctgcatttatttgatcaaaaacacagtgaaaacgTTAATATggtgaaaaattattataattttaaataattattataatttgatcataatttatttctgccatggcaaagctgaattttcagcaacaaaattactgtcacatgatcaatctgaaatcattataatatgctgattgggtGCTCAAGAACTCAGAAGTCAGAAtatgttatgctgcttaatatttttatggaaaccatgatacaatgatttttttctaGGTTGTTTGAATGGGatgttcaaaagaatagcatttatttgaaataatttttttttgtgacattgtaACGTCTAAAAATGCATTCcatctgaataaaagtaatttcttaaaaaaaaaaaagtcatactgtGACCCCACCCCAGCAGTAGTGTACGTCAGCTTTTGAAATACACCTTGTAACTTATACAGTGTTCCGTCTATAATGCAATTCATGGAGGATGTTCCCTGTTGAGTGCCCAATGGAGCAGAAGGGGTCCAAAGGTCTAAATCCTCATTAATGCTCTTCGGCCCAGTGCTGACAACTATAGCCACAGTCATTTAGTATCAGAAGAGCATTTAAGATATTTTCGCATACAGCACCAGGGGTATATCAAACTACAGGACATACTTGCTTTAGAACTAGTTTGTTTGATCATCTGGTCTTTGATTAGATCATTCAGaccatcttttatttatttttattttttctccatacagAGGTCAGATCCACAGCTGCTGGCCCAGTTCTACTATGCAGATGAAGAGCTGAACCAAGTGGCCACTGAGCTGGACAGTCTGGATGGCAGGAAGGACCCTCAGAGGTGTACATTGCTGGTCAACCAGTTCCGCTCCTGCCAGGTTAACCGGTTCACTTACTTATCTTACAGTACAGAGCTTAGTCTTGTTTGGTCATTTTTATCAGGaggtgtttgtttttcattctggAATGGTGAAGAATGAGTCTGTTAGaatttactatttgaatatattttaaaagtgacctattatgcccctttttaataaaatgtaaaataagtctctgaggTCCCCAGAGTGTgatgtgaagttttagctcaaaataccccacagatacctaatttttatagcttgttaaaattgccactgTTAGTGATGAGCAAAAAAATGCACTGttgtttaaatgcaaatgagctggagCTCCTGGCCCCCTTtcagaagagggcggagcttcaagaaCTCATGCTCCGGCATACCGGCAACAACAAAGCCTTCATCCGTCTTCATCCCAAATCTTACTCACTGAAAATGTCAGAAACTCtcaggccctgtcccaaatggaacactttCTGGGCACTTGTGGTCTTACGGACTTACAATGGCCACCATGTGCGCATGTCCGTTAAGTCCACGAGActgtagggtgtcccatttgtcattttagcgtTCAGAAGGGTGCTCGTGAGTGCCCCCTTTACGGGTTGTTTTGCACCCTTAGTCCGCACTTCTGCCAAGCCCGCACTGGTGCGGTCAATGGCCCTGttccaaatggcacacttcatgtgcactttcgGTCTTGAGGACTTACAGTGGCCACTGCGTGCGAGTGTCTGTTAAGTCCCATTCGTCATTTTAGCGTTCAGAATGGTGCTCATGATCGCCCCCATGTGCCCTCGATGTGCACTTCTGCTGAGCCCGCAGGCCTGGCAGTCAAAACGGCATTACGTCACGAAAGTGCGGACTCTGAGGAAGACCGTGAGGCTTTAGGGTGCTATTTGGGACAGGTCCTCAGTAGTGGTGTTCAGCCTTTTTAAACTACCACATtcctagggctgcacgataaatggCAATGAAATTGCAGTCGCAATTAGGCAAAAGCAGCGATTGTCATGCGGATCttgtcagtgaagcacggttacattca is from Cyprinus carpio isolate SPL01 chromosome B17, ASM1834038v1, whole genome shotgun sequence and encodes:
- the cfap99 gene encoding cilia- and flagella-associated protein 99 isoform X1, coding for MNYKELLNEVTRLLDEFQEDKQCIDSFTEDTARDLKNLSASDQKFIIDTLYGCIMHKKLLDVVVNIFYNHHGKKLFRVDRNLFIVVCYLATFCLDDLGLEHFSRIIKSLDISKMHKFLSFFFNISNLTTHIQREWSHIYDAAVVDNNWITPLLRWCNEMEVLLDQLAQKMGRGNLPKKSPRKNTKPREFDLTQPKARPLPAPEVIPQQDKPKTKPVPTTTHRTPKEPEILDDMKQRNRQKALQILNEANSQQFRCANPQKSEKTQNVISQILQSHDAGLQFDNLYTSGSPATQKINSLPVRLNTTAILREGALYNRQLEEELQRLERLSQGASEPSTFLQWQKEMKEKDLQEELAELERRRLEGRISHEEAVLARERVLERNHHKAQQTKEETAELMRKYAEKRLREEKEMRELVQQVADGHKNSKAAKAKLQEIKQRIVKEVSEHSRELLSQALEEAQAELSRKMELIRQIRAFESVPLVRQKFVNDTETGGHDLLCEMSLAELRERLARLREFEQCELEDRRQRIFQEKQLKEQLLLEQLDNISLRRTLAEQAALRSQEEKRMRNELREAVSKDERVLTLQKTLEQKRQERQKRKTEKNSMKRNEQVLPLTLKSTLNKKQQVLEEQHWQELERNLEQQIYGTVQQSSKKNGAGQNHRRVY
- the cfap99 gene encoding cilia- and flagella-associated protein 99 isoform X2 — translated: MNYKELLNEVTRLLDEFQEDKQCIDSFTEDTARDLKNLSASDQKFIIDTLYGCIMHKKLLDVVVNIFYNHHGKKLFRVDRNLFIVVCYLATFCLDDLGLEHFSRIIKSLDISKMHKFLSFFFNISNLTTHIQREWSHIYDAAVVDNNWITPLLRWCNEMEVLLDQLAQKMGRGNLPKKSPRKNTKPREFDLTQPKARPLPAPEVIPQQDKPKTKPVPTTTHRTPKEPEILDDMKQRNRQKALQILNEANSQQFRCANPQKSEKTQNVISQILQSHDAGLQFDNLYTSGSPATQKINSLPVRLNTTAILREGALYNRQLEEELQRLERLSQGASEPSTFLQWQKEMKEKDLQEELAELERRRLEGRISHEEAVLARERVLERNHHKAQQTKEETAELMRKYAEKRLREEKEMRELVQQVADGHKNSKAAKAKLQEIKQRIVKEVSEHSRELLSQALEEAQAELSRKMELIRQIRAFESVPLVRQKFVNDTETGGHDLLCEMSLAELRERLARLREFEQCELEDRRQRIFQEKQLKEQLLLEQLDNISLRRTLAEQAALRSQEEKRMRNELREAVSKDERVLTLQKTLEQKRQERQKRKTEKNSMKRNEQVLPLTLKSTLNKKQVLEEQHWQELERNLEQQIYGTVQQSSKKNGAGQNHRRVY